The following coding sequences lie in one Vitis vinifera cultivar Pinot Noir 40024 chromosome 19, ASM3070453v1 genomic window:
- the LOC100256655 gene encoding meiotic recombination protein SPO11-1 isoform X1 encodes MEGKRSSSQRSDLLRKIREFTRSILDDLSIGKSPVVLIDRFRNYCTDNTGNCCCSSDLSKGKEILTLQRECHARRLDVLLRVLLIVQQLLQENRHGSKRDIYYMHPSVFSDQSVVDRAINDICILLQCSRHNLNVVSVGKGLVMGWLRFLEAGKKFDCINGPNTAYPVPVHVEEVKDIVSVAQYILVVEKESVFQRLANDKFCNKNRCIVITVSTYFVQPSVKINFLTMFFCQGRGYPDIPTRRFLRLLVEKLHLHVYCLVDCDPYGFDILTTYRFGSMQMAYDAKFLRVPEIEWLGAFPSDSEKYGLPEPCLLPLTAEDPELLSDKRKTEAILHRCYLQQELLHWRLELELMLQRGVKFEIEALSVHSLSFLSENYIPSKIQVAEGV; translated from the exons ATGGAGGGAAAGCGTTCAAGCTCACAACGCAGCGATCTGCTTCGGAAGATAAGAG aGTTTACTCGATCAATTCTGGATGATCTCTCGATTGGAAAATCTCCAGTGGTTTTGATTGATCGGTTCAGAAATTATTGCACAGATAACACTGGAAACTG CTGTTGCAGCTCTGATTTGTCCAAGGGCAAGGAGATTCTCACACTTCAGAGGGAATGTCATGCACGTAGACTGG ATGTCTTGCTAAGAGTGCTATTGATCGTTCAGCAACTTCTACAAGAAAATAGACATGGATCAAAGAGAGATATATATTACATGCATCCGTCTGTATTTTCAG ATCAGTCAGTTGTAGACCGAGCAATAAATGACATATGTATCCTTCTGCAGTGCAGTCGCCACAACCTAAATGTG GTGTCCGTTGGAAAAGG ATTGGTGATGGGCTGGTTAAGATTCTTAGAAGCTGGAAAGAAATTTGATTGCATAAATGGCCCAAACACT GCCTACCCTGTCCCTGTGCATGTTGAAGAAGTCAAAG ATATTGTCAGTGTTGCCCAGTATATATTGGTTGTGGAGAAAGAATCAG TGTTCCAGCGGTTAGCAAATGACAAATTCTGCAACAAAAATCGCTGCATTGTTATCACAGTAAGCACATACTTTGTTCAACCCTCcgtaaagatcaattttttgaCAATGTTTTTTTGTCAGGGAAGAGGATATCCAGATATCCCTACAAGAAG GTTTTTGCGTCTTCTCGTAGAGAAGTTGCATCTGCATGTCTATTGCTTGGTAGATTGCGATCCTTATGGCTTTGACATCCTGACAACATATCGGTTTGGTTCCATG CAAATGGCCTATGATGCAAAATTTCTACGAGTCCCAGAGATAGAATGGCTTGGAGCTTTTCCTTCAGACTCTGAGAAATATGGTCTTCCAGAACCATGTCTTCTTCCTTTGACAGCAGAAG ATCCTGAACTCTTGTCAGATAAGAGGAAAACCGAAGCCATTTTACATCGATGCTATCTCCAACAAGAATTGCTGCACTGGAG GTTGGAACTAGAGCTGATGCTGCAAAGAGGAGTAAAATTTGAGATCGAAGCATTGTCTGTGCATTCACTTTCCTTTTTGTCCGAAAATTATATACCATCCAAGATTCAAGTTGCAGAGGGCGTGTAA
- the LOC100256655 gene encoding meiotic recombination protein SPO11-1 isoform X3, protein MEGKRSSSQRSDLLRKIREFTRSILDDLSIGKSPVVLIDRFRNYCTDNTGNCCCSSDLSKGKEILTLQRECHARRLDVLLRVLLIVQQLLQENRHGSKRDIYYMHPSVFSDQSVVDRAINDICILLQCSRHNLNVVSVGKGLVMGWLRFLEAGKKFDCINGPNTAYPVPVHVEEVKDIVSVAQYILVVEKESVFQRLANDKFCNKNRCIVITGRGYPDIPTRRFLRLLVEKLHLHVYCLVDCDPYGFDILTTYRFGSMQMAYDAKFLRVPEIEWLGAFPSDSEKYGLPEPCLLPLTAEDPELLSDKRKTEAILHRCYLQQELLHWRLELELMLQRGVKFEIEALSVHSLSFLSENYIPSKIQVAEGV, encoded by the exons ATGGAGGGAAAGCGTTCAAGCTCACAACGCAGCGATCTGCTTCGGAAGATAAGAG aGTTTACTCGATCAATTCTGGATGATCTCTCGATTGGAAAATCTCCAGTGGTTTTGATTGATCGGTTCAGAAATTATTGCACAGATAACACTGGAAACTG CTGTTGCAGCTCTGATTTGTCCAAGGGCAAGGAGATTCTCACACTTCAGAGGGAATGTCATGCACGTAGACTGG ATGTCTTGCTAAGAGTGCTATTGATCGTTCAGCAACTTCTACAAGAAAATAGACATGGATCAAAGAGAGATATATATTACATGCATCCGTCTGTATTTTCAG ATCAGTCAGTTGTAGACCGAGCAATAAATGACATATGTATCCTTCTGCAGTGCAGTCGCCACAACCTAAATGTG GTGTCCGTTGGAAAAGG ATTGGTGATGGGCTGGTTAAGATTCTTAGAAGCTGGAAAGAAATTTGATTGCATAAATGGCCCAAACACT GCCTACCCTGTCCCTGTGCATGTTGAAGAAGTCAAAG ATATTGTCAGTGTTGCCCAGTATATATTGGTTGTGGAGAAAGAATCAG TGTTCCAGCGGTTAGCAAATGACAAATTCTGCAACAAAAATCGCTGCATTGTTATCACA GGAAGAGGATATCCAGATATCCCTACAAGAAG GTTTTTGCGTCTTCTCGTAGAGAAGTTGCATCTGCATGTCTATTGCTTGGTAGATTGCGATCCTTATGGCTTTGACATCCTGACAACATATCGGTTTGGTTCCATG CAAATGGCCTATGATGCAAAATTTCTACGAGTCCCAGAGATAGAATGGCTTGGAGCTTTTCCTTCAGACTCTGAGAAATATGGTCTTCCAGAACCATGTCTTCTTCCTTTGACAGCAGAAG ATCCTGAACTCTTGTCAGATAAGAGGAAAACCGAAGCCATTTTACATCGATGCTATCTCCAACAAGAATTGCTGCACTGGAG GTTGGAACTAGAGCTGATGCTGCAAAGAGGAGTAAAATTTGAGATCGAAGCATTGTCTGTGCATTCACTTTCCTTTTTGTCCGAAAATTATATACCATCCAAGATTCAAGTTGCAGAGGGCGTGTAA
- the LOC104877619 gene encoding uncharacterized protein LOC104877619 produces the protein MDQIEHQKLQALSEFTKSQFLKKVAQLLLSVSVFSFFFSYSTWLSFLSHSFNLSSFPFQLLTHTINRNCIFLLCNGILVFLARNSGLIRSSSSGFDHADEYLIKKTGDRLPLLLDKEATTETTEPPESAADDQEERDKKYFFKEEETENLIEEDEEQEVDHGTSLLEDENPKKSSLESSLFIAEEEEEEEHSSLSTEELNKKFDDFIRRMKEEIRIGSMTTSHSLVIKESSSFDQSV, from the coding sequence atggatcAAATTGAGCACCAAAAGCTTCAAGCTTTAAGTGAATTCACAAAGTCTCAGTTTCTAAAGAAAGTTGCTCAATTACTACTCTCAGTTTCTgtgttttccttcttcttttcctaCTCAACTTGGCTCTCTTTTCTCTCCCATAGCTTCAACTTATCTTCCTTCCCTTTTCAACTCCTTACTCACACCATTAATAGGAACTGCATATTCCTCCTTTGCAATGGAATCCTAGTTTTCCTAGCAAGAAACTCGGGTTTAATCAGATCTTCTTCATCTGGGTTCGATCACGCTGATGAGTACCTCATCAAGAAGACTGGAGATAGGTTGCCACTGTTATTGGACAAGGAAGCTACCACGGAAACCACTGAACCTCCGGAGAGTGCTGCTGATGATCAAGAAGAAAGAGACAAGAAGTACTTCTTCAAGGAAGAAGAAACTGAAAATTTgattgaagaagatgaagaacagGAAGTAGATCATGGAACTTCCCTTTTAGAAGACGAAAACCCGAAAAAGTCAAGCCTAGAAAGTAGCTTATTCATTGcagaggaggaagaagaggaggagCATTCGTCGTTGAGCACCGAGGAATTGAACAagaaatttgatgattttataaGAAGGATGAAGGAAGAAATCAGAATAGGCTCAATGACAACCAGCCATAGTTTAGTGATTAAAGAAAGTTCTTCATTTGATCAGTCTGTTTAA
- the LOC100256655 gene encoding meiotic recombination protein SPO11-1 isoform X4 — MEGKRSSSQRSDLLRKIREFTRSILDDLSIGKSPVVLIDRFRNYCTDNTGNCCCSSDLSKGKEILTLQRECHARRLDVLLRVLLIVQQLLQENRHGSKRDIYYMHPSVFSDQSVVDRAINDICILLQCSRHNLNVVSVGKGLVMGWLRFLEAGKKFDCINGPNTAYPVPVHVEEVKDIVSVAQYILVVEKESVFQRLANDKFCNKNRCIVITVSTYFVQPSVKINFLTMFFCQGRGYPDIPTRRFLRLLVEKLHLHVYCLVDCDPYGFDILTTYRFGSMQMAYDAKFLRVPEIEWLGAFPSDSEKYGLPEPCLLPLTAEDPELLSDKRKTEAILHRCYLQQELLHWRFNLVGTRADAAKRSKI; from the exons ATGGAGGGAAAGCGTTCAAGCTCACAACGCAGCGATCTGCTTCGGAAGATAAGAG aGTTTACTCGATCAATTCTGGATGATCTCTCGATTGGAAAATCTCCAGTGGTTTTGATTGATCGGTTCAGAAATTATTGCACAGATAACACTGGAAACTG CTGTTGCAGCTCTGATTTGTCCAAGGGCAAGGAGATTCTCACACTTCAGAGGGAATGTCATGCACGTAGACTGG ATGTCTTGCTAAGAGTGCTATTGATCGTTCAGCAACTTCTACAAGAAAATAGACATGGATCAAAGAGAGATATATATTACATGCATCCGTCTGTATTTTCAG ATCAGTCAGTTGTAGACCGAGCAATAAATGACATATGTATCCTTCTGCAGTGCAGTCGCCACAACCTAAATGTG GTGTCCGTTGGAAAAGG ATTGGTGATGGGCTGGTTAAGATTCTTAGAAGCTGGAAAGAAATTTGATTGCATAAATGGCCCAAACACT GCCTACCCTGTCCCTGTGCATGTTGAAGAAGTCAAAG ATATTGTCAGTGTTGCCCAGTATATATTGGTTGTGGAGAAAGAATCAG TGTTCCAGCGGTTAGCAAATGACAAATTCTGCAACAAAAATCGCTGCATTGTTATCACAGTAAGCACATACTTTGTTCAACCCTCcgtaaagatcaattttttgaCAATGTTTTTTTGTCAGGGAAGAGGATATCCAGATATCCCTACAAGAAG GTTTTTGCGTCTTCTCGTAGAGAAGTTGCATCTGCATGTCTATTGCTTGGTAGATTGCGATCCTTATGGCTTTGACATCCTGACAACATATCGGTTTGGTTCCATG CAAATGGCCTATGATGCAAAATTTCTACGAGTCCCAGAGATAGAATGGCTTGGAGCTTTTCCTTCAGACTCTGAGAAATATGGTCTTCCAGAACCATGTCTTCTTCCTTTGACAGCAGAAG ATCCTGAACTCTTGTCAGATAAGAGGAAAACCGAAGCCATTTTACATCGATGCTATCTCCAACAAGAATTGCTGCACTGGAGGTTCAATCTT GTTGGAACTAGAGCTGATGCTGCAAAGAGGAGTAAAATTTGA
- the LOC100256655 gene encoding meiotic recombination protein SPO11-1 isoform X8: protein MHVDWQLLQENRHGSKRDIYYMHPSVFSDQSVVDRAINDICILLQCSRHNLNVVSVGKGLVMGWLRFLEAGKKFDCINGPNTAYPVPVHVEEVKDIVSVAQYILVVEKESVFQRLANDKFCNKNRCIVITVSTYFVQPSVKINFLTMFFCQGRGYPDIPTRRFLRLLVEKLHLHVYCLVDCDPYGFDILTTYRFGSMQMAYDAKFLRVPEIEWLGAFPSDSEKYGLPEPCLLPLTAEDPELLSDKRKTEAILHRCYLQQELLHWRLELELMLQRGVKFEIEALSVHSLSFLSENYIPSKIQVAEGV from the exons ATGCACGTAGACTGG CAACTTCTACAAGAAAATAGACATGGATCAAAGAGAGATATATATTACATGCATCCGTCTGTATTTTCAG ATCAGTCAGTTGTAGACCGAGCAATAAATGACATATGTATCCTTCTGCAGTGCAGTCGCCACAACCTAAATGTG GTGTCCGTTGGAAAAGG ATTGGTGATGGGCTGGTTAAGATTCTTAGAAGCTGGAAAGAAATTTGATTGCATAAATGGCCCAAACACT GCCTACCCTGTCCCTGTGCATGTTGAAGAAGTCAAAG ATATTGTCAGTGTTGCCCAGTATATATTGGTTGTGGAGAAAGAATCAG TGTTCCAGCGGTTAGCAAATGACAAATTCTGCAACAAAAATCGCTGCATTGTTATCACAGTAAGCACATACTTTGTTCAACCCTCcgtaaagatcaattttttgaCAATGTTTTTTTGTCAGGGAAGAGGATATCCAGATATCCCTACAAGAAG GTTTTTGCGTCTTCTCGTAGAGAAGTTGCATCTGCATGTCTATTGCTTGGTAGATTGCGATCCTTATGGCTTTGACATCCTGACAACATATCGGTTTGGTTCCATG CAAATGGCCTATGATGCAAAATTTCTACGAGTCCCAGAGATAGAATGGCTTGGAGCTTTTCCTTCAGACTCTGAGAAATATGGTCTTCCAGAACCATGTCTTCTTCCTTTGACAGCAGAAG ATCCTGAACTCTTGTCAGATAAGAGGAAAACCGAAGCCATTTTACATCGATGCTATCTCCAACAAGAATTGCTGCACTGGAG GTTGGAACTAGAGCTGATGCTGCAAAGAGGAGTAAAATTTGAGATCGAAGCATTGTCTGTGCATTCACTTTCCTTTTTGTCCGAAAATTATATACCATCCAAGATTCAAGTTGCAGAGGGCGTGTAA
- the LOC100256655 gene encoding meiotic recombination protein SPO11-1 isoform X7 — MDQREIYITCIRLYFQVYLVCLKRSKVYFSCIMSSVLHISVYICNADQSVVDRAINDICILLQCSRHNLNVVSVGKGLVMGWLRFLEAGKKFDCINGPNTAYPVPVHVEEVKDIVSVAQYILVVEKESVFQRLANDKFCNKNRCIVITVSTYFVQPSVKINFLTMFFCQGRGYPDIPTRRFLRLLVEKLHLHVYCLVDCDPYGFDILTTYRFGSMQMAYDAKFLRVPEIEWLGAFPSDSEKYGLPEPCLLPLTAEDPELLSDKRKTEAILHRCYLQQELLHWRLELELMLQRGVKFEIEALSVHSLSFLSENYIPSKIQVAEGV; from the exons ATGGATCAAAGAGAGATATATATTACATGCATCCGTCTGTATTTTCAGGTGTATTTGGTTTGTTTAAAGAGGTCAAAGGTTTATTTTTCCTGTATAATGTCCTCTGTTCTCCATATCTCTGTTTATATCTGCAATGCAGATCAGTCAGTTGTAGACCGAGCAATAAATGACATATGTATCCTTCTGCAGTGCAGTCGCCACAACCTAAATGTG GTGTCCGTTGGAAAAGG ATTGGTGATGGGCTGGTTAAGATTCTTAGAAGCTGGAAAGAAATTTGATTGCATAAATGGCCCAAACACT GCCTACCCTGTCCCTGTGCATGTTGAAGAAGTCAAAG ATATTGTCAGTGTTGCCCAGTATATATTGGTTGTGGAGAAAGAATCAG TGTTCCAGCGGTTAGCAAATGACAAATTCTGCAACAAAAATCGCTGCATTGTTATCACAGTAAGCACATACTTTGTTCAACCCTCcgtaaagatcaattttttgaCAATGTTTTTTTGTCAGGGAAGAGGATATCCAGATATCCCTACAAGAAG GTTTTTGCGTCTTCTCGTAGAGAAGTTGCATCTGCATGTCTATTGCTTGGTAGATTGCGATCCTTATGGCTTTGACATCCTGACAACATATCGGTTTGGTTCCATG CAAATGGCCTATGATGCAAAATTTCTACGAGTCCCAGAGATAGAATGGCTTGGAGCTTTTCCTTCAGACTCTGAGAAATATGGTCTTCCAGAACCATGTCTTCTTCCTTTGACAGCAGAAG ATCCTGAACTCTTGTCAGATAAGAGGAAAACCGAAGCCATTTTACATCGATGCTATCTCCAACAAGAATTGCTGCACTGGAG GTTGGAACTAGAGCTGATGCTGCAAAGAGGAGTAAAATTTGAGATCGAAGCATTGTCTGTGCATTCACTTTCCTTTTTGTCCGAAAATTATATACCATCCAAGATTCAAGTTGCAGAGGGCGTGTAA
- the LOC100256655 gene encoding meiotic recombination protein SPO11-1 isoform X5, whose amino-acid sequence MEGKRSSSQRSDLLRKIREFTRSILDDLSIGKSPVVLIDRFRNYCTDNTGNCCCSSDLSKGKEILTLQRECHARRLDVLLRVLLIVQQLLQENRHGSKRDIYYMHPSVFSDQSVVDRAINDICILLQCSRHNLNVVSVGKGLVMGWLRFLEAGKKFDCINGPNTAYPVPVHVEEVKDIVSVAQYILVVEKESVFQRLANDKFCNKNRCIVITGRGYPDIPTRRFLRLLVEKLHLHVYCLVDCDPYGFDILTTYRFGSMQMAYDAKFLRVPEIEWLGAFPSDSEKYGLPEPCLLPLTAEDKRKTEAILHRCYLQQELLHWRLELELMLQRGVKFEIEALSVHSLSFLSENYIPSKIQVAEGV is encoded by the exons ATGGAGGGAAAGCGTTCAAGCTCACAACGCAGCGATCTGCTTCGGAAGATAAGAG aGTTTACTCGATCAATTCTGGATGATCTCTCGATTGGAAAATCTCCAGTGGTTTTGATTGATCGGTTCAGAAATTATTGCACAGATAACACTGGAAACTG CTGTTGCAGCTCTGATTTGTCCAAGGGCAAGGAGATTCTCACACTTCAGAGGGAATGTCATGCACGTAGACTGG ATGTCTTGCTAAGAGTGCTATTGATCGTTCAGCAACTTCTACAAGAAAATAGACATGGATCAAAGAGAGATATATATTACATGCATCCGTCTGTATTTTCAG ATCAGTCAGTTGTAGACCGAGCAATAAATGACATATGTATCCTTCTGCAGTGCAGTCGCCACAACCTAAATGTG GTGTCCGTTGGAAAAGG ATTGGTGATGGGCTGGTTAAGATTCTTAGAAGCTGGAAAGAAATTTGATTGCATAAATGGCCCAAACACT GCCTACCCTGTCCCTGTGCATGTTGAAGAAGTCAAAG ATATTGTCAGTGTTGCCCAGTATATATTGGTTGTGGAGAAAGAATCAG TGTTCCAGCGGTTAGCAAATGACAAATTCTGCAACAAAAATCGCTGCATTGTTATCACA GGAAGAGGATATCCAGATATCCCTACAAGAAG GTTTTTGCGTCTTCTCGTAGAGAAGTTGCATCTGCATGTCTATTGCTTGGTAGATTGCGATCCTTATGGCTTTGACATCCTGACAACATATCGGTTTGGTTCCATG CAAATGGCCTATGATGCAAAATTTCTACGAGTCCCAGAGATAGAATGGCTTGGAGCTTTTCCTTCAGACTCTGAGAAATATGGTCTTCCAGAACCATGTCTTCTTCCTTTGACAGCAGAAG ATAAGAGGAAAACCGAAGCCATTTTACATCGATGCTATCTCCAACAAGAATTGCTGCACTGGAG GTTGGAACTAGAGCTGATGCTGCAAAGAGGAGTAAAATTTGAGATCGAAGCATTGTCTGTGCATTCACTTTCCTTTTTGTCCGAAAATTATATACCATCCAAGATTCAAGTTGCAGAGGGCGTGTAA
- the LOC100256655 gene encoding meiotic recombination protein SPO11-1 isoform X2 produces the protein MEGKRSSSQRSDLLRKIREFTRSILDDLSIGKSPVVLIDRFRNYCTDNTGNCCCSSDLSKGKEILTLQRECHARRLDVLLRVLLIVQQLLQENRHGSKRDIYYMHPSVFSDQSVVDRAINDICILLQCSRHNLNVVSVGKGLVMGWLRFLEAGKKFDCINGPNTAYPVPVHVEEVKDIVSVAQYILVVEKESVFQRLANDKFCNKNRCIVITVSTYFVQPSVKINFLTMFFCQGRGYPDIPTRRFLRLLVEKLHLHVYCLVDCDPYGFDILTTYRFGSMQMAYDAKFLRVPEIEWLGAFPSDSEKYGLPEPCLLPLTAEDKRKTEAILHRCYLQQELLHWRLELELMLQRGVKFEIEALSVHSLSFLSENYIPSKIQVAEGV, from the exons ATGGAGGGAAAGCGTTCAAGCTCACAACGCAGCGATCTGCTTCGGAAGATAAGAG aGTTTACTCGATCAATTCTGGATGATCTCTCGATTGGAAAATCTCCAGTGGTTTTGATTGATCGGTTCAGAAATTATTGCACAGATAACACTGGAAACTG CTGTTGCAGCTCTGATTTGTCCAAGGGCAAGGAGATTCTCACACTTCAGAGGGAATGTCATGCACGTAGACTGG ATGTCTTGCTAAGAGTGCTATTGATCGTTCAGCAACTTCTACAAGAAAATAGACATGGATCAAAGAGAGATATATATTACATGCATCCGTCTGTATTTTCAG ATCAGTCAGTTGTAGACCGAGCAATAAATGACATATGTATCCTTCTGCAGTGCAGTCGCCACAACCTAAATGTG GTGTCCGTTGGAAAAGG ATTGGTGATGGGCTGGTTAAGATTCTTAGAAGCTGGAAAGAAATTTGATTGCATAAATGGCCCAAACACT GCCTACCCTGTCCCTGTGCATGTTGAAGAAGTCAAAG ATATTGTCAGTGTTGCCCAGTATATATTGGTTGTGGAGAAAGAATCAG TGTTCCAGCGGTTAGCAAATGACAAATTCTGCAACAAAAATCGCTGCATTGTTATCACAGTAAGCACATACTTTGTTCAACCCTCcgtaaagatcaattttttgaCAATGTTTTTTTGTCAGGGAAGAGGATATCCAGATATCCCTACAAGAAG GTTTTTGCGTCTTCTCGTAGAGAAGTTGCATCTGCATGTCTATTGCTTGGTAGATTGCGATCCTTATGGCTTTGACATCCTGACAACATATCGGTTTGGTTCCATG CAAATGGCCTATGATGCAAAATTTCTACGAGTCCCAGAGATAGAATGGCTTGGAGCTTTTCCTTCAGACTCTGAGAAATATGGTCTTCCAGAACCATGTCTTCTTCCTTTGACAGCAGAAG ATAAGAGGAAAACCGAAGCCATTTTACATCGATGCTATCTCCAACAAGAATTGCTGCACTGGAG GTTGGAACTAGAGCTGATGCTGCAAAGAGGAGTAAAATTTGAGATCGAAGCATTGTCTGTGCATTCACTTTCCTTTTTGTCCGAAAATTATATACCATCCAAGATTCAAGTTGCAGAGGGCGTGTAA
- the LOC100256655 gene encoding meiotic recombination protein SPO11-1 isoform X6, with translation MEGKRSSSQRSDLLRKIREFTRSILDDLSIGKSPVVLIDRFRNYCTDNTGNCCCSSDLSKGKEILTLQRECHARRLDVLLRVLLIVQQLLQENRHGSKRDIYYMHPSVFSDQSVVDRAINDICILLQCSRHNLNVVSVGKGLVMGWLRFLEAGKKFDCINGPNTAYPVPVHVEEVKDIVSVAQYILVVEKESVFQRLANDKFCNKNRCIVITVSTYFVQPSVKINFLTMFFCQGRGYPDIPTRRFLRLLVEKLHLHVYCLVDCDPYGFDILTTYRFGSMQMAYDAKFLRVPEIEWLGAFPSDSEKYGLPEPCLLPLTAEDKRKTEAILHRCYLQQELLHWRFNLVGTRADAAKRSKI, from the exons ATGGAGGGAAAGCGTTCAAGCTCACAACGCAGCGATCTGCTTCGGAAGATAAGAG aGTTTACTCGATCAATTCTGGATGATCTCTCGATTGGAAAATCTCCAGTGGTTTTGATTGATCGGTTCAGAAATTATTGCACAGATAACACTGGAAACTG CTGTTGCAGCTCTGATTTGTCCAAGGGCAAGGAGATTCTCACACTTCAGAGGGAATGTCATGCACGTAGACTGG ATGTCTTGCTAAGAGTGCTATTGATCGTTCAGCAACTTCTACAAGAAAATAGACATGGATCAAAGAGAGATATATATTACATGCATCCGTCTGTATTTTCAG ATCAGTCAGTTGTAGACCGAGCAATAAATGACATATGTATCCTTCTGCAGTGCAGTCGCCACAACCTAAATGTG GTGTCCGTTGGAAAAGG ATTGGTGATGGGCTGGTTAAGATTCTTAGAAGCTGGAAAGAAATTTGATTGCATAAATGGCCCAAACACT GCCTACCCTGTCCCTGTGCATGTTGAAGAAGTCAAAG ATATTGTCAGTGTTGCCCAGTATATATTGGTTGTGGAGAAAGAATCAG TGTTCCAGCGGTTAGCAAATGACAAATTCTGCAACAAAAATCGCTGCATTGTTATCACAGTAAGCACATACTTTGTTCAACCCTCcgtaaagatcaattttttgaCAATGTTTTTTTGTCAGGGAAGAGGATATCCAGATATCCCTACAAGAAG GTTTTTGCGTCTTCTCGTAGAGAAGTTGCATCTGCATGTCTATTGCTTGGTAGATTGCGATCCTTATGGCTTTGACATCCTGACAACATATCGGTTTGGTTCCATG CAAATGGCCTATGATGCAAAATTTCTACGAGTCCCAGAGATAGAATGGCTTGGAGCTTTTCCTTCAGACTCTGAGAAATATGGTCTTCCAGAACCATGTCTTCTTCCTTTGACAGCAGAAG ATAAGAGGAAAACCGAAGCCATTTTACATCGATGCTATCTCCAACAAGAATTGCTGCACTGGAGGTTCAATCTT GTTGGAACTAGAGCTGATGCTGCAAAGAGGAGTAAAATTTGA